The genome window GAGGCCAGTAATATCAACGTACATGCCGTTCTGCATGTCAATCCAACGGCCATCAATAATATTCCTTCCGTCAGAACGGTCGATATCAACGTGGTGGGGGTTGATATCTAGAAGGTATTTCTTGGAGATGAACTCCCCTGTTGCAGTTTCGGTATAATTCCAACTATGCTCGGTACGGTTGAGGTTGTCGCCGATCCATTGAAGGGTATTGTTTGACACCTGAACATCAAGATCATAGTCCCAAGGCATGATCTGGCCGTTCCACCACCAACCAAGAAGGGTTCCATGAGCAATCCATGTTTCCACGCCGTAACTGTTCATATGGAACAAATAGCTTCGAATCAGATCTCGGAGAACGAGACGGTGTTCTTCATACGAGACCTTCGATTGGAAATAACGGTTATCGTAATGACCAAGCTCTATGTTTCGACCGGCTTCGACGAAGTATTTTGGTGTCTTTTCATCTGCACGTTTGGCAATCGACGACGAAGCTTCAGCCTCTCGAGTTTTGTGGAATAGTGGAGGAAATGCGAGAGCGGcggttgttgaagagaaggaagcgaAGCCCCAGAGGAGCAGCGACTTTACTGAACGCATGCTTGCTGCTGTCCCGTTGGATTATGCTGATTGGTATGAAGGAAGACGGAGGAGAGGTTGGCAGTCGAAGGAAACGTATGCGGAGGCGATGCGCTTGATTTGTAGAGGGAGGAATGTCATGCAACGGGAGGTGGGCGGATCGGATCGTCACAAAGTTGAACTCTCgataaaaaaaagaagtaaGGGAGAAGAAGTAGCAATACTTTTTGATCcaagagaaaaaggagaGAGTGTCGTGATAAGGAGAGGAATACGTATGAAGTATCACAGACAATGTCAACAACACATGTTTGTTATTAGGAGAGacgagaagaggaagcacAGAGATAAGGgaatggaaagaagagacaGTGATGAGGATCTCTTTCCTTGAAATGAATGACGGAAGATGTGGGTTCCCTTATCCCCAGCGGAAGGAACGACCCGAGCAGGGGAAGAGAATAAGAAAGACGCAAGTGCAAGTGCAAGGCGCAAGTGCATGTGCAAGGAAGACCGGCAGGTGGGCGGCGCCGCGACTGTTTCCAGGGGGCGCGGGGCACGCGCCTCCTTGCCTAGAGCGGGAAAAGCTGATTGAGTGTAAGAAAATGTATCAGTGCAAGTGTGATAGTGACATCCAATTGTAAGACACGAGTGCCATATTCATGAAATCCATATCAGATCTGAAATCATCATCCGATACTTGACTT of Fusarium oxysporum Fo47 chromosome I, complete sequence contains these proteins:
- a CDS encoding LicD family-domain-containing protein translates to MRSVKSLLLWGFASFSSTTAALAFPPLFHKTREAEASSSIAKRADEKTPKYFVEAGRNIELGHYDNRYFQSKVSYEEHRLVLRDLIRSYLFHMNSYGVETWIAHGTLLGWWWNGQIMPWDYDLDVQVSNNTLQWIGDNLNRTEHSWNYTETATGEFISKKYLLDINPHHVDIDRSDGRNIIDGRWIDMQNGMYVDITGLREREADRPGVWSCKNKHRYKSQDLWPMRITEFEGVKARVPFNFNKILVDEYDTKSLVTESWAGHRWDHDNKIWIKETEEEAKQRQLGAVDRHLAEAAANPQTEEPQEAAAP